The Lactuca sativa cultivar Salinas chromosome 2, Lsat_Salinas_v11, whole genome shotgun sequence genome includes a window with the following:
- the LOC111875939 gene encoding putative disease resistance protein RGA3: protein MAEALVTIAAEGILKKVLSIAAGELAIAWGYEEKLTSLHRTLELIRAKLHDAKRQKGTEAVMVWLKQLKDVVGEADDVLDEVHYEMLRRQIKKRDQVARKASCLPSLKKFSFHNEIGHKIEKINEMLDTIYTQANGLGLQNERPVDPVPDHLYRETIPHSEEFKIVGRDDDVLRIIQLLTQSRTEEKLTIVPIVGMGGIGKTALAKSVYNDERIEHHFNVKAWLCVSVKIDIITLLRKIYESLAGKKPQSDSKVNLIKSLEEELGSKRYFLVLDDVWVEERTYWEEFRRCMLGVNSQNGSGILVTTRKLEIGTTGMKADLCHLKGLSDDHCWDIFRERAFVAGTSQSPELEEIGRQIVKKCDGLPLLLNVIGGMLANYHDKEKWLSIKDSNVWDLEEERDRVQKSLELSFDNLPNSIVKQCFAYCSIFKKDKVMKREELVQLWMALGLVQADEEKNKEMEDVGNDIFEMLVSNSLFQDVERDELYGHITHCSMHDLVHDLSVSLSKHESLRLVDVTDADIACIPQVKHLSFYHELNDDDEFKAKVSMFIERNTVARSLKTLFIKGKVEKKFSFQPLKCMRILKLNGCGTEKIDDSIGELVHLRYLNLSNTKIRVLPKSIGKLYHLQTLKLQGCDDLKFPEAMRNLISLRYFMCDEDIPTYVLGQLISLRKLSSVKVVGRKGHGIEVLRHLNNLTRSLCISNLENVRSKEDAVKADLSSKKNLNKIEFIWSEYDRGANRNDKEVLGGLQPPGGVKILTINNFCGDNFPEWVMKMAVNIDGKWMPLDKLVKIRLSGCSSCLSLPTLEHLPHLQHLWLQNMDSLTCLRSSDVTGSTKPLSPSLRSLHLYSMERLEKWIDREPNSSKMISPVLEALSIWTCPKIILLDECHPHPLVFLRIWDCTGLVSIKSLQGLTSLENLLIDDCPSLSEITNLPNQCYSLNTLHITKCGKLTSLPQKMFDCFAFLNKLELGPFSKELDFFPSLQGIQKLRNHLHYLELRGWDHWESIPEEIQHLTSVYWLEIDGFGIQELPMWLTNMSSIRYLSFYDCNRLNKETVRRGAPRESNFVRLNNEVC from the coding sequence ATGGCTGAAGCTTTAGTTACTATTGCTGCTGAGGGGATACTGAAAAAGGTGTTGTCTATTGCTGCTGGCGAACTTGCCATTGCTTGGGGTTATGAAGAAAAGTTGACCAGTCTTCACAGAACACTGGAGCTGATTCGTGCCAAGTTACACGATGCAAAGAGACAAAAGGGCACAGAGGCTGTGATGGTGTGGCTGAAGCAGCTAAAAGATGTTGTGGGCGAAGCTGATGATGTGTTGGACGAGGTTCATTATGAAATGTTGAGGCGTCAGATAAAGAAACGAGATCAGGTGGCTAGAAAGGCATCGTGCCTTCCAAGCTTGAAAAAGTTTTCATTTCATAATGAAATAGGTCATAAAATCGAAAAAATCAATGAAATGTTGGATACGATCTATACACAAGCAAATGGTTTAGGACTACAAAACGAACGCCCTGTTGACCCTGTTCCAGATCATCTCTATCGAGAGACTATTCCACATTCAGAAGAATTCAAAATTGTTGGAAGAGATGATGATGTACTACGTATCATACAGCTTTTAACCCAATCAAGAACGGAAGAAAAACTTACGATTGTTCCCATTGTGGGAATGGGCGGTATTGGAAAGACAGCTTTGGCTAAGTCGGTCTACAATGATGAAAGAATCGAGCACCATTTTAATGTTAAAGCTTGGCTATGTGTGTCAGTTAAGATTGACATCATAACTCTTCTTAGAAAGATCTATGAATCTCTTGCTGGAAAGAAACCTCAGTCGGACTCTAAGGTCAATTTAATCAAAAGTCTTGAAGAGGAGTTGGGATCAAAAAGATATTTTCTGGTCTTGGATGATGTTTGGGTTGAAGAGAGGACATATTGGGAAGAGTTTAGGAGATGTATGCTAGGTGTAAACTCACAAAATGGAAGTGGCATTCTTGTCACTACACGGAAGCTTGAAATCGGAACAACCGGAATGAAGGCTGATTTATGTCATTTAAAAGGTCTTTCTGATGATCATTGTTGGGACATCTTTAGAGAAAGAGCGTTTGTGGCTGGCACGTCACAGTCTCCAGAACTGGAGGAGATAGGCCGCCAGATTGTAAAAAAGTGTGATGGTTTACCATTGCTATTAAATGTAATAGGTGGCATGTTGGCAAATTACCATGACAAAGAGAAGTGGTTGTCCATCAAAGATAGCAATGTTTGGGATCTAGAAGAAGAAAGGGATAGAGTTCAAAAGAGTTTGGAACTGAGCTTTGATAATCTTCCCAATTCTATCGTCAAGCAATGCTTTGCATATTGTTCCATCTTCAAGAAAGATAAGGTGATGAAAAGGGAAGAACTGGTCCAACTTTGGATGGCTTTAGGATTAGTTCAAGCAGACGAGGAAAAGAACAAGGAGATGGAGGATGTGGgaaatgatatttttgaaatGTTGGTAAGCAATTCGTTGTTCCAAGATGTTGAAAGGGATGAGCTGTATGGTCACATCACTCATTGTAGCATGCATGATCTGGTGCATGATCTTTCGGTATCACTTTCAAAACATGAAAGCCTACGTCTGGTGGATGTGACAGATGCTGATATTGCATGTATCCCTCAGGTTAAACATCTCTCTTTTTACCATGAACTGAATGACGATGATGAATTCAAAGCCAAGGTTTCTATGTTCATTGAAAGGAATACAGTGGCTAGAAGTTTGAAAACATTGTTCATCAAAGGTAAAGTTGAGAAGAAATTTTCATTTCAACCATTAAAGTGCATGCGAATCCTAAAGCTCAATGGATGTGGGACAGAGAAGATAGACGACTCAATTGGAGAGTTGGTGCATCTCAGGTATCTTAATTTGTCAAATACCAAGATCCGTGTTCTTCCAAAATCTATTGGGAAACTATACCACTTGCAAACTCTGAAGTTGCAAGGTTGTGATGATCTCAAATTTCCAGAAGCCATGAGAAATTTGATAAGCCTGCGGTATTTCATGTGTGATGAAGATATTCCCACCTATGTCCTGGGACAGTTGATTTCTCTTCGAAAATTGTCTTCCGTCAAAGTGGTTGGAAGGAAGGGACATGGTATTGAAGTGCTACGCCATTTGAATAACCTTACTAGAAGCCTCTGTATTTCCAATTTAGAAAATGTTAGGAGCAAAGAGGATGCTGTCAAGGCAGACTTATCTAGTAAGAAAAATTTAAACAAGATTGAATTCATTTGGAGTGAGTACGACAGAGGTGCCAACAGAAACGACAAGGAAGTATTGGGAGGCTTGCAACCCCCTGGAGGTGTGAAAATATTGACTATTAACAATTTTTGTGGGGACAATTTTCCGGAATGGGTAATGAAGATGGCAGTAAATATTGATGGGAAATGGATGCCACTTGACAAGCTGGTGAAGATCAGATTATCTGGATGTAGTAGCTGCCTCTCTCTTCCGACGCTTGAGCATCTACCACATCTTCAGCATCTTTGGTTGCAGAATATGGACAGCTTGACATGCTTAAGGAGCTCTGATGTTACCGGATCAACGAAGCCTTTGTCTCCATCTTTGAGATCCCTCCACCTATACAGTATGGAAAGACTGGAAAAGTGGATAGACAGAGAACCCAACAGCTCAAAAATGATATCGCCTGTCCTCGAGGCCTTGTCCATTTGGACTTGCCCAAAGATTATTCTATTAGATGAATGCCATCCCCATCCTCTTGTTTTCTTAAGGATTTGGGACTGCACAGGTCTGGTGTCCATTAAGAGCTTACAAGGCCTCACATCTCTTGAAAATTTACTGATCGATGATTGTCCTAGTCTTTCAGAAATAACCAATCTGCCCAACCAGTGTTATTCTTTGAATACTTTGCATATTACCAAATGCGGGAAACTGACTTCCTTGCCTCAGAAAATGTTTGACTGTTTTGCCTTCTTAAATAAGTTGGAACTCGGTCCGTTCTCAAAGGAGCTGGATTTTTTCCCGAGTCTCCAAGGCATCCAGAAGTTAAGGAACCACCTTCACTACTTGGAACTAAGAGGTTGGGATCATTGGGAGTCAATACCTGAAGAAATACAACACCTCACCTCAGTGTATTGGTTAGAAATAGATGGATTCGGAATACAAGAACTGcccatgtggttaaccaacatgTCATCTATCCGATATTTGAGCTTCTATGACTGCAATCGGCTAAACAAAGAAACAGTTAGACGGGGAGCGCCACGGGAATCAAATTTTGTCAGATTAAATAATGAAGTGTGTTAA